Proteins encoded together in one Gadus chalcogrammus isolate NIFS_2021 chromosome 18, NIFS_Gcha_1.0, whole genome shotgun sequence window:
- the sox9a gene encoding transcription factor SOX-9a, which produces MELSPARCDVTDEVSARVTGCSLMSLLLNEGEKRPFVEEAERLRVQHKKDHPDYKYQPRRRKSVKNGQGESEDGGEQTHITPNAIFKALQQADSPASSMGDVHSPGEHSGSQGPPTPPTTPKTDVISGKMDLKREAGVRPAQDGPSPSAATAAAAAVGRQLNIDFRDVDIGELSSDVISHIETFDVNEFDQYLPPNGHPGGAGVAAFCPSAWMGKGQSLQQQRTHIKTEQLSPGHYSEQLSPGHYSEQQQQQQQQQQQQSSPQHLSYGSFNLQHYSSSSGGSVNAPALSSASVSAAAASSVYPTTTRTQYDYSVDPQQGGGAGPSYYGQGMFSAFGYMLPGSPPAGQSQRPMYTPIADTTGVPSVPQSSHSPQHWEHQTPVYTQLTRP; this is translated from the exons ATGGAGCTGAGCCCTGCGCGGTGTGATGTCACTGATGAGGTCAGCGCCCGGGTCACCGGCTGCTCTTTGATGTCCCT ACTCCTCAACGAAGGCGAGAAAAGGCCGTTTGTGGAGGAGGCTGAGCGACTCCGCGTGCAGCATAAGAAGGACCACCCCGACTACAAGTACCAGCCCCGGCGGAGGAAGTCCGTGAAGAACGGCCAGGGAGAGTCAGAGGACGGCGGGGAGCAGACGCACATCACGCCCAACGCCATATTCAAGGCGCTGCAGCAGGCGGACTCCCCGGCCTCCAGCATGGGAGACGTGCACTCACCTGGCGAGCACTCAG gctcccaggggcccccgactcctcccaccacccccaAAACAGACGTCATCTCAGGCAAGATGGACCTGAAGCGCGAGGCGGGCGTGCGCCCCGCTCAGgacggcccctccccctccgccgccaccgccgccgccgccgccgtgggcCGCCAGCTCAACATCGACTTCCGCGACGTGGACATCGGCGAGCTGAGCAGCGACGTCATCTCCCACATCGAGACCTTCGACGTCAACGAGTTCGACCAGTACCTGCCCCCCAACGGCCACCCCGGCGGCGCTGGGGTGGCCGCCTTCTGCCCGTCCGCCTGGATGGGCAAGGGCCAGAGCCTGCAGCAGCAGAGGACCCACATCAAGACGGAGCAGCTGAGCCCGGGTCACTACTCGGAGCAGCTCAGCCCCGGGCACTActctgagcagcagcagcagcagcagcagcagcagcagcagcagagctccCCCCAGCACCTGTCCTACGGCTCCTTCAACCTGCAGCACTACAGCAGCTCCTCCGGGGGGTCCGTCAACgcccccgccctctcctccgcctccgtGTCGGCCGCCGCGGCCTCCTCCGTCTACCCGACGACGACGCGGACGCAGTACGACTACTCGGTGGACCCCCAGCAAGGGGGCGGCGCCGGCCCCTCGTACTACGGCCAGGGCATGTTCTCGGCCTTCGGCTACATGCTCCCCGGCAGCCCCCCAGCCGGCCAGAGCCAGAGGCCCATGTACACGCCCATCGCCGACACCACCGGCGTGCCCTCGGTGCCCCAGAGCAGCCACAGCCCCCAGCACTGGGAGCACCAGACCCCCGTCTACACCCAGCTCACCAGGCCCTAA